A single genomic interval of Spinacia oleracea cultivar Varoflay chromosome 6, BTI_SOV_V1, whole genome shotgun sequence harbors:
- the LOC110801811 gene encoding G-type lectin S-receptor-like serine/threonine-protein kinase At1g11300, with protein sequence MKNSCIFLLFLSCFSLFLGSVLAITANITTTQHLRDPDELVSRNSTFKFGFFSPVNSTNRYAGIWYSQNNSDILEVIWIANRDNPLNDSSGVISISEHGDLQLLDGQNNTLWSSSTIAADHEANSTVAVAQLLDTGNLVLLSNASGNIIWQSFDHPTDSLLPLMRVILDENTNTSRQLTSWMTASDPSTGRFRAGINSRFLSEIFIWDNGDRPYWRSGPWNGHVFIGVPTMYYFALIDGFRLDDDHEGMFGLSFSSAAQRVTEHYVLTYDGIVAQRDWDEDTRNWTVIWQSLESECDVYGRCGEYGSCNSNNSPICDCLRGFEPRNSQEWREGNWSSGCVRRTPLQCGVIGSGENGFLRLRNMKVPDNAETLLSVDEEDCRSQCLGNCSCLAYSYYLGIGCMIWRESMIDIQEFPSVGVDLYIRLAQSELDETGSRWRLILPITLVSGAAIAALVVFYLWRRMRRRNERSAINKETQLQSIKLEYNFDDVNLQDLPVYKFEELVVATDNFAENNKLGQGGFGPVYKGELEDGQEIAVKRLSRASGQGLQEFMNEVDVISKLQHRNLVKLLGCCVDAEEKMLVYEYMPNKSLDAFLFDPQDRELLDWKKRLNIIEGICRGLLYLHRDSRLKIIHRDLKPSNILLDEDLNAKISDFGMARIFGGKEDQGNTKRVVGTYGYMSPEYAMEGRFSEKSDVYSFGVLLLEIISGRRNTSFNDDDSLNLIGYAWKLRNEDDILSLIDPTINDPCFQGEILKCIEVGLLCVQEFPEERPSISTIISMLDSEIADLPQPMQSKIVHPRRSPSPQYYGREVCSVYNESFSSQISGR encoded by the exons ATGAAGAATTCATGCATATTTCTTCTATTTCTctcttgtttttctttatttcttggTTCAGTTTTAGCCATTACTGCCAATATTACAACTACACAACACCTTAGAGACCCAGATGAATTAGTCTCTAGGAATTCCACTTTCAAATTTGGGTTTTTCAGTCCTGTTAATTCGACCAATCGCTACGCAGGGATATGGTACAGTCAGAACAATTCTGATATACTAGAAGTCATATGGATAGCTAACAGAGATAACCCACTTAACGACTCATCTGGGGTGATCAGCATATCTGAGCATGGAGATCTTCAACTCTTGGATGGACAAAACAACACTCTTTGGTCATCATCAACCATAGCAGCTGATCATGAAGCAAATAGTACAGTTGCGGTTGCTCAGCTTCTTGATACAGGAAACCTTGTTTTACTTTCAAATGCGAGTGGGAATATCATCTGGCAGAGTTTTGATCATCCTACAGACTCGTTGTTGCCGCTTATGCGAGTAATTCTTGATGAGAATACAAACACATCGCGACAACTTACATCTTGGATGACTGCTTCAGATCCATCCACTGGGAGGTTTAGAGCTGGGATTAATTCCCGCTTTCTTTCAGAGATTTTCATCTGGGATAATGGAGATCGTCCTTATTGGAGATCCGGACCTTGGAATGGTCATGTTTTCATTGGAGTACCAACTATGTACTATTTCGCACTGATTGATGGGTTTCGTCTTGATGATGACCATGAAGGCATGTTTGGCCTATCATTTTCTTCGGCAGCTCAAAGAGTTACTGAACACTATGTTTTGACATATGATGGAATAGTAGCACAGAGAGATTGGGATGAGGATACAAGGAATTGGACAGTTATATGGCAATCTCTAGAATCTGAGTGTGATGTTTATGGAAGGTGTGGAGAATATGGGAGTTGTAACTCGAATAATTCGCCGATTTGTGACTGTTTGAGGGGGTTTGAACCGAGGAATAGCCAAGAATGGAGGGAAGGGAATTGGAGTAGTGGGTGTGTTCGTAGAACACCTTTGCAGTGCGGAGTTATTGGGTCTGGTGAAAATGGGTTTTTGAGGTTAAGGAATATGAAAGTGCCTGACAACGCTGAGACGTTGCTGTCAGTAGATGAAGAGGATTGCAGGAGTCAGTGCTTAGGAAATTGTTCATGCTTGGCTTATTCTTATTATTTAGGTATTGGGTGTATGATTTGGAGGGAAAGTATGATTGATATACAGGAATTCCCATCCGTTGGTGTCGATCTTTACATTCGTTTGGCTCAAAGTGAGTTAG ATGAAACTGGTAGTAGATGGAGACTTATTCTGCCAATCACACTTGTCTCAGGAGCAGCTATAGCTGCCCTAGTTGTGTTCTATCTATGGAGACGAATGAGAAGACGAAATG AAAGAAGTGCTATCAACAAGGAAACACAACTGCAAAGTATCAAGTTAGAGTACAattttgatgatgtgaatttgcAAGATTTACCAGTGTACAAATTTGAAGAATTGGTAGTCGCGACAGATAACTTTGCCGAGAATAATAAGCTCGGGCAAGGTGGTTTTGGTCCAGTATATAAG GGAGAATTAGAAGACGGACAAGAAATCGCTGTGAAAAGACTTTCAAGAGCATCAGGACAAGGCTTACAAGAGTTTATGAACGAAGTGGATGTCATCTCCAAACTCCAACACAGAAACCTTGTGAAACTTCTTGGCTGTTGTGTTGATGCAGAAGAAAAAATGTTGGTTTATGAATATATGCCTAATAAGAGTTTGGATGCATTTCTTTTTG ATCCACAAGATCGGGAACTTCTAGACTGGAAGAAGCGCTTGAATATTATTGAAGGGATATGTCGCGGCCTTCTTTACCTGCATAGAGATTCTAGATTGAAGATTATTCATAGAGACCTCAAACCAAGTAACATTTTGTTGGATGAAGACCTCAATGCGAAGATATCAGACTTTGGCATGGCAAGGATATTTGGGGGCAAAGAAGATCAAGGCAACACCAAAAGAGTTGTTGGCACCTA CGGTTATATGTCTCCGGAGTATGCAATGGAAGGACGGTTTTCAGAAAAATCAGACGTGTATAGCTTCGGGGTCCTGCTCTTGGAGATTATTAGTGGCAGGAGGAATACTAGTTTTAATGATGACGATTCATTGAACCTCATAGGATAT GCTTGGAAATTGCGAAATGAGGATGATATTCTTTCACTGATCGATCCAACCATCAACGATCCATGCTTCCAAGGGGAGATTTTGAAGTGCATTGAAGTGGGATTATTGTGTGTTCAAGAGTTTCCTGAAGAAAGACCGTCGATTTCAACCATTATTTCGATGCTTGATAGTGAAATTGCTGATCTTCCGCAACCAATGCAGAGTAAAATTGTTCATCCTAGGAGGTCTCCGTCTCCCCAATATTACGGCCGAGAAGTTTGCTCTGTCTACAATGAATCATTCTCTTCACAAATCAGTGGTCGATGA
- the LOC110780760 gene encoding uncharacterized protein — protein MAYTMICDITPVKENWRIKVRIVGLWLAPEWNNPKVTNSIEMVLIDEKGSKIQASIKKSLIERFGRLVKDGSCRIISNFGVVPNGGKHRATNHTYKLSFYFKTQVKECDDVGLSLHGLNLVSFDKILKREISEIDLVDVIAEVIKKGNPVDMSKDTTPNYKLPLVLQDLDIVDEDDSHSQRLTHLSNTSTHSLSDEFLLKSERKQLDELSDTKRECYCVVFATIVGFETDTKWYYNSCKQCNKKVDYEGGGKYWCIKCDKHVKFAPPRYKLTITVEDDSGNSTFVMFDREVVQVLQISAENLREKIAKDGKNISFPDELDVLLDRNFLFRFHISNYNIDKNWDQFTVLRISDDEELIKSFLEVNNDVEERDIEVQSTVNSSIPLHEKEKESTSIICDNEDTNEGFVTPMKRPLEDVSTTGIAKKSDSAQHSSNKRKTFIKIEKDDKANKD, from the exons ATGGCATATACTATGATATGTGACATCACACCTGTCAAAGAAAATTGGCGAATTAAGGTTCGAATTGTTGGACTTTGGCTTGCTCCTGAATGGAACAACCCAAAAGTAACTAATTCAATTGAGATGGTTCTAATTGATGAGAAG GGATCCAAAATACAGGCCAGTATTAAAAAATCTCTCATTGAACGTTTTGGCCGTCTGGTGAAAGATGGTTCTTGTCGGATAATATCAAATTTTGGAGTAGTGCCGAATGGTGGTAAACATAGAGCAACTAACCATACCTATAAGCTTAGCTTTTATTTCAAGACTCAAGTGAAGGAATGCGATGATGTGGGACTCTCCCTACACGGGTTGAATTTGGTCTCATTTGATAAAATATTGAAAAGAGAAATTAGTGAGATTGATTTAGTTG ATGTGATTGCGGAAGTGATAAAAAAGGGAAATCCTGTTGATATGTCCAAAGACACTACACCAAACTACAAATTACCCCTCGTATTACAAGACTTGGA CATTGTTGATGAAGATGATTCTCATTCGCAAAGATTGACTCATTTGTCAAACACTTCTACACACTCTTTATCCGACGAGTTCTTATTAAAGTCTGAGCGGAAACAACTGGATGAACTAAGTGACACTAAAAGG GAATGTTATTGTGTAGTATTTGCTACCATTGTTGGGTTTGAAACTGATACAAAATGGTATTATAACTCATGCAAACAATGTAACAAAAAGGTTGATTATGAAGGAGGTGGAAAGTATTGGTGTATCAAATGCGATAAACATGTTAAATTTGCACCACCAAG ATACAAACTGACGATAACTGTTGAAGATGATAGCGGAAATTCTACCTTTGTGATGTTTGATAGAGAAGTCGTTCAAGTACTACAAATATCAGCCGAAAATTTGAGAGAAAAGATAGCTAAG GATGGTAAAAATATTTCATTTCCGGACGAACTTGATGTACTCTTAGATAGAAATTTTTTGTTTAGGTTTCATATATCAAACTACAATATTGACAAAAATTGGGATCAGTTTACCGTCCTCCGAATAAGTGATGATGAAGAATTGATAAAGTCTTTCTTGGAGGTTAATAATGATGTGGAG GAACGTGATATAGAGGTACAATCCACTGTGAATTCGTCAATTCCTTTGCATGAGAAAGAAAAG gaatctaCTTCTATTATCTGTGATAATGAAGACACAAATGAGGGATTTGTTACTCCAATGAAAAGACCTCTTGAGGACGTATCAACTACTGGGATCGCAAAAAAATCAGATTCGGCTCAGCACTCATCCAACAAGAGGAAAACTTTTATAAAGATTGAAAAGGATGACAAGGCGAACAAAGATTAA